Proteins from a single region of Dyadobacter fanqingshengii:
- a CDS encoding DUF2147 domain-containing protein — protein sequence MHKITFTIFFVSIFFNAIGQSSPGDQILGEWINEEKDTRIEIYKSGTHYAGKLIWALNILEADGQTPRKDVNNTDEKLRTRNLSNIDLLHDFVFSDGIWDDGKMYDPKSGKTYNCLMKLRSEKLEIRGYVGIPLLGRTTYWERVL from the coding sequence ATGCATAAAATTACTTTCACAATATTTTTTGTCAGTATCTTCTTCAATGCAATTGGGCAGTCAAGCCCTGGCGATCAAATTTTGGGAGAGTGGATCAATGAAGAAAAAGATACGCGTATTGAAATTTACAAGAGCGGAACACATTACGCCGGGAAGCTGATCTGGGCGCTGAATATATTGGAAGCGGATGGCCAAACACCACGAAAAGACGTCAACAACACTGATGAAAAACTTAGGACCAGGAACTTGTCCAACATTGATCTGCTACATGATTTCGTATTCAGCGATGGAATTTGGGACGATGGCAAAATGTATGATCCGAAAAGTGGAAAAACGTATAACTGCTTGATGAAACTTAGAAGCGAAAAGCTTGAAATCCGCGGCTATGTTGGCATTCCCCTACTCGGCAGAACGACTTATTGGGAGCGTGTTTTATAG
- a CDS encoding O-acetylhomoserine aminocarboxypropyltransferase/cysteine synthase family protein: protein MKFETLQLHAGQQPDPATNARAVPIYQTTSYVFNNAEHAANLFALKEFGNIYSRIMNPTNDVFEKRVAALEGGVAALATASGHSAQFIAINNITTVGDNFVTTSFLYGGSHNQFKNSFKNIGVEARFADGDDVSSFEKLIDDNTKFIYLETIGNPSYSVPDFEAFAALANKYDLPLIVDNTFGAAGAIFQPIKYGAHVVVQSATKWIGGHGTSIGGVIVDAGTYNWGNGKFKQFTEPSPSYHGLVLNDVFGIGGPFGNIQFIIRARVEGLRDWGPSLSPFNGFLFLQGLETLSLRVERIGENALKLAQWLESQPQVESVNYIGLESSKYHTLAKKYLTRGFGGVLSFTIKGDKTQAEKFVDNLKLISNLANVGDAKTLIIHPASTTHSQLNEIEQVSAGVHPTQLRISVGIEHIDDIIADIQEAFGAL from the coding sequence ATGAAATTTGAGACCTTACAACTCCACGCCGGACAACAGCCAGACCCTGCAACGAACGCACGTGCCGTTCCCATCTATCAAACCACATCATATGTATTCAACAATGCCGAGCATGCCGCTAACCTGTTCGCTTTAAAGGAGTTCGGGAACATTTATTCCCGGATCATGAACCCTACGAACGATGTGTTCGAGAAAAGAGTCGCTGCTTTGGAAGGCGGTGTTGCTGCATTGGCAACTGCGTCCGGTCACTCGGCGCAATTCATCGCGATCAATAACATTACGACGGTTGGAGATAATTTTGTGACCACGTCCTTCTTATATGGTGGCTCGCACAATCAGTTTAAAAATTCATTCAAAAATATAGGCGTCGAAGCACGTTTCGCTGACGGAGACGATGTCAGCAGCTTCGAAAAACTGATCGACGATAACACCAAATTTATTTATCTCGAAACCATTGGAAACCCAAGTTACAGTGTTCCCGATTTTGAAGCCTTTGCGGCCCTGGCCAACAAATACGACCTGCCATTGATCGTGGATAACACATTCGGAGCAGCCGGGGCCATATTTCAGCCCATCAAATACGGGGCACACGTGGTGGTGCAATCCGCTACCAAATGGATCGGTGGCCATGGAACGTCCATCGGAGGCGTGATTGTGGACGCAGGAACTTACAACTGGGGCAATGGTAAATTCAAACAGTTTACCGAGCCTTCACCAAGTTATCACGGATTGGTTTTAAATGATGTATTCGGCATCGGCGGTCCGTTCGGAAACATTCAGTTCATTATCCGTGCACGCGTAGAAGGTTTGAGAGACTGGGGCCCGTCCCTATCTCCATTCAACGGCTTTTTGTTCCTGCAAGGGCTCGAAACGCTCTCATTACGCGTGGAAAGAATTGGCGAAAACGCGCTTAAACTGGCACAATGGCTTGAAAGTCAGCCACAAGTGGAAAGCGTAAACTACATTGGCCTGGAAAGCAGCAAATATCACACGCTCGCGAAAAAGTATTTAACCCGTGGTTTCGGCGGCGTGCTTTCATTTACGATCAAAGGGGATAAAACGCAGGCCGAGAAGTTCGTGGATAATCTCAAACTCATCAGTAACCTCGCCAATGTAGGCGACGCCAAAACACTGATCATCCACCCGGCCTCCACCACGCACTCCCAGCTCAACGAAATCGAGCAAGTCTCTGCCGGTGTACACCCAACGCAGCTGCGGATTTCAGTAGGGATCGAGCATATTGATGATATCATTGCCGATATCCAAGAGGCGTTCGGGGCGTTGTAA
- a CDS encoding SusD/RagB family nutrient-binding outer membrane lipoprotein, translated as MMRHHKILLGTLTFLALTFTGCEKSFEELEQDPNRATTAPASLILQGVEWDMFNETGLPFSSEMRWNQFYAINYNYYGNNEYQWSSFNDHYTTLKNVTQMELEHKKTGAADVNGYSALGKFFRAFFMDQMSVRAGDLPMKGAVLGRENLTPEYDSQKEIYIQILKWLDESNSDMTALIAKGETTVGGDFYFAGKLAKWQKIVNAFRLRVLIRLSKKEADTDLNIKSQFAAILANPAKYPLPEGMVDNLEFVSNNFNKYPSNPDNFGFDATRQNMAATYVGLLTARKDPRVMVTTEPAGAQLKAGKLPSDFTAFVGASSGEDLADMSSKAGINNGPGFAPGAYSFQSRSRYYSNYTGENIFIVGYPEMCFNIAEAINRGWAPGSAEQWYQKGIRASQEFYGVKDGTLSMLYSKTGGRDASDFVSYNVNFSFNTYYAQPLVKYGGNNAAGLEQIITQKYLAFFMNSGMEAYFDYRRTGFPKFMTGVGTGNSGRIALRWQYPSSERTTNAANYKAAIDRQFAGKDDINDVIWLLK; from the coding sequence ATGATGCGTCATCATAAAATATTACTCGGAACACTCACTTTTCTAGCCCTGACATTTACGGGCTGTGAAAAGAGTTTTGAAGAACTGGAACAAGATCCCAACCGCGCAACCACCGCGCCCGCTTCCCTGATTTTACAGGGAGTTGAATGGGATATGTTCAACGAAACCGGTCTGCCTTTCAGCTCAGAAATGCGCTGGAACCAGTTTTATGCCATTAACTACAATTATTATGGCAATAACGAATACCAATGGTCATCATTCAACGACCATTACACAACGCTGAAAAACGTTACCCAAATGGAATTGGAGCACAAGAAAACAGGTGCTGCTGATGTGAACGGTTACAGCGCGCTGGGCAAGTTTTTCCGTGCCTTCTTTATGGATCAAATGAGCGTTCGTGCGGGCGACCTGCCTATGAAAGGCGCTGTCCTGGGACGCGAGAACCTTACGCCTGAATACGATTCCCAAAAGGAGATCTACATTCAGATTCTTAAATGGCTGGATGAATCCAATTCGGATATGACCGCACTGATCGCGAAGGGCGAGACAACGGTTGGCGGCGACTTTTACTTTGCCGGCAAACTGGCCAAATGGCAAAAGATCGTGAATGCATTCCGTCTGCGCGTACTGATCCGTTTGAGCAAAAAAGAGGCCGACACAGATTTGAACATCAAAAGTCAGTTCGCTGCCATTCTGGCCAATCCGGCCAAATATCCATTGCCGGAAGGAATGGTTGACAACCTGGAATTTGTTTCAAATAACTTCAACAAATATCCTTCGAATCCCGATAATTTTGGTTTTGATGCGACACGCCAGAATATGGCCGCAACATATGTTGGCCTGCTGACTGCACGTAAAGACCCGCGTGTGATGGTCACAACGGAACCGGCTGGTGCTCAGTTGAAAGCAGGGAAACTGCCCTCTGATTTTACAGCATTCGTTGGTGCAAGTTCAGGCGAAGATTTGGCTGATATGTCGTCCAAAGCGGGTATCAACAATGGACCGGGGTTTGCGCCGGGTGCTTATTCTTTCCAAAGCCGTTCGAGATATTATTCCAATTACACCGGTGAGAATATTTTCATCGTAGGCTATCCCGAAATGTGTTTCAACATTGCCGAGGCCATCAACAGAGGTTGGGCGCCGGGAAGTGCAGAGCAATGGTATCAAAAAGGGATAAGGGCTTCTCAGGAGTTTTATGGTGTGAAAGACGGAACATTGTCTATGCTTTATTCTAAAACCGGCGGACGCGATGCAAGTGATTTTGTGAGCTATAATGTCAATTTCAGCTTCAATACTTATTATGCGCAGCCTTTGGTTAAATACGGCGGAAACAATGCAGCGGGTCTGGAACAGATCATTACGCAGAAATATCTTGCATTTTTTATGAATTCAGGAATGGAAGCTTATTTTGATTACCGCAGAACCGGTTTTCCGAAGTTTATGACAGGAGTAGGAACCGGAAATTCGGGCCGTATCGCATTGCGCTGGCAATATCCGTCTTCCGAAAGAACCACAAACGCAGCTAATTACAAAGCGGCTATTGACAGGCAATTTGCAGGAAAAGACGACATTAATGATGTGATCTGGTTGTTGAAATAA
- a CDS encoding LLM class flavin-dependent oxidoreductase — protein MKNIKLGILDQSVVRQGTTVQEAIQETIATAKLAEELGYSRFWVSEHHNSTFIAGSTPEVLMVKLADVTNHIRIGSGGIMLPNHSALKVAENFRMLETLFPGRIDLGMGRAPGTDRITSSLLNPSNDFSESSYLRQLEHLQHFFRDTAGTERGFIYAAPQSSTIPMQWILSSSGGSSNIAARFGMGLVVAKFINGFVKPDVIETYRKNFRPSDQYAQPHALLSVFVLCGETEEKALEMRKMMDYILVEFEKGKFGPFPDVETVKKYRFTEGELERIRYNSGRIVSGTPEDVQEQLTKLANDFDIDEIIISTMADSNENRVRSFELISEAFNLREPVQ, from the coding sequence ATGAAGAATATAAAATTAGGGATACTGGACCAATCCGTTGTGAGACAGGGCACTACGGTTCAGGAAGCCATTCAGGAAACCATTGCCACAGCGAAGCTTGCGGAAGAATTGGGTTATAGTCGCTTTTGGGTTTCTGAACATCATAATTCAACATTTATTGCAGGATCCACTCCCGAAGTGCTGATGGTAAAGCTGGCGGATGTCACCAACCATATCCGCATCGGCTCAGGAGGGATAATGCTCCCAAACCATAGTGCATTAAAAGTTGCCGAGAATTTTAGAATGCTTGAAACCCTCTTCCCCGGCCGGATCGATCTGGGAATGGGCCGGGCGCCAGGCACCGACCGCATCACCTCTTCCCTGCTAAACCCTTCCAATGATTTCAGCGAGAGCAGTTATTTACGTCAGTTAGAGCATTTACAGCACTTTTTCCGCGATACGGCCGGCACCGAGCGTGGCTTTATTTACGCGGCGCCGCAGTCGTCCACGATCCCTATGCAATGGATCCTGAGTTCGAGTGGCGGCAGCAGCAACATTGCGGCCCGTTTCGGAATGGGATTGGTCGTTGCGAAGTTTATCAACGGGTTTGTTAAACCCGATGTGATCGAAACTTACCGCAAAAACTTCCGGCCATCGGATCAATACGCACAGCCACACGCCTTGCTTTCTGTTTTCGTCCTTTGCGGCGAAACGGAAGAAAAAGCGCTGGAAATGCGTAAAATGATGGATTACATTCTCGTGGAATTCGAAAAAGGGAAATTCGGGCCATTTCCGGACGTTGAAACGGTAAAAAAGTACAGGTTCACGGAGGGCGAACTCGAACGCATCCGTTACAACAGCGGCAGGATCGTTTCAGGCACTCCGGAAGACGTGCAAGAGCAGCTTACAAAGCTGGCTAACGATTTCGATATCGACGAGATCATTATTTCTACCATGGCCGACAGCAACGAGAACCGGGTAAGATCATTTGAATTAATTTCTGAGGCATTTAATTTGAGAGAACCGGTTCAATAA
- a CDS encoding helix-turn-helix transcriptional regulator, which translates to MNRFDRITAILIQLQSRKIVKAQDLAERFEISLRTVYRDISSLAEAGVPIIGEAGVGYSIMDGYRLPPVMFTKEEARTFITAEKLMEKFTDLSTQSQYQSAMFKIKSVLRSSEKSMVETLENHIEVRQSAKPFYGEDSNTLDILLKSITEKKISKINYNSLGFQDLTERVIEPVGIYHENDYWYTIAYCHLRNNYRNFRSDRILKIELTDKDFQHKHAPLKDFLAQSWDTQNLRLIRIRIDREKSHYIRNQKYYYGFVSEIVTDEGIEMSFLSASLEAFALWYLMLASSACILEPESLKEKVRALLVQISAKI; encoded by the coding sequence ATGAACCGTTTTGACCGTATAACTGCCATATTAATTCAGTTACAATCGCGTAAGATTGTAAAGGCTCAGGATCTCGCAGAGCGATTCGAAATTAGTTTGCGGACCGTGTACAGAGATATCAGCTCGTTGGCGGAGGCTGGCGTGCCCATTATCGGGGAGGCAGGTGTGGGTTATTCGATCATGGATGGCTATCGCCTGCCTCCTGTTATGTTTACAAAGGAGGAGGCACGCACATTCATCACTGCCGAAAAATTGATGGAAAAATTCACTGATCTTTCCACGCAATCACAATATCAGTCTGCGATGTTCAAGATTAAATCGGTGTTGCGGAGCAGTGAAAAATCAATGGTGGAAACGCTGGAAAACCACATTGAAGTAAGGCAATCGGCCAAGCCGTTTTATGGAGAAGACAGCAATACGCTGGATATTTTGCTCAAAAGCATCACGGAAAAAAAGATCTCTAAAATCAATTACAATTCCCTCGGCTTTCAGGATCTGACGGAACGCGTTATTGAGCCGGTTGGCATCTACCACGAAAATGATTACTGGTATACCATCGCCTACTGCCATTTACGCAACAATTATCGCAATTTCCGCTCTGACCGCATCCTGAAAATTGAGCTTACCGACAAAGATTTCCAGCACAAGCACGCGCCTTTAAAAGACTTTCTCGCCCAATCCTGGGACACCCAAAACCTGCGTTTGATCCGGATCAGAATAGACAGGGAAAAATCCCATTACATTCGCAATCAAAAGTATTATTATGGCTTTGTGTCCGAAATCGTAACGGATGAAGGCATTGAAATGAGTTTCCTGTCCGCATCCCTTGAAGCATTCGCACTTTGGTATTTAATGCTCGCCTCGAGTGCCTGCATTCTCGAGCCCGAAAGCCTGAAAGAAAAGGTGAGGGCTTTACTGGTGCAGATTTCTGCAAAAATTTAG
- a CDS encoding NADPH-dependent FMN reductase gives MKNISILGISGSLRADSMNTLLLKTLADFLPGHVRFQLFESLDEIPHFSPGIPDHGGVIRFKQAIQMADGVIICTPEYAFGVPGTLKNALDWTVATGDLNDKPVAAISASPLNTGGDKALASLLLTLTALGTKRNDESSLAIPNIKLKINSLQKISDEPTIAALKAQCTNLLKIIG, from the coding sequence ATGAAAAATATCAGCATACTAGGCATTTCGGGCAGTTTGCGCGCTGATTCCATGAATACACTCCTCCTGAAAACACTGGCAGATTTCCTGCCCGGGCATGTTCGTTTCCAGCTATTCGAAAGTCTGGACGAAATCCCTCATTTCAGTCCTGGTATTCCTGATCATGGTGGTGTTATCAGGTTCAAGCAGGCCATTCAAATGGCCGACGGCGTTATTATTTGCACACCCGAATACGCGTTCGGCGTTCCCGGAACATTAAAAAATGCACTGGATTGGACGGTTGCAACGGGTGATCTGAATGATAAGCCCGTGGCCGCCATCAGTGCTTCGCCCCTCAACACCGGTGGCGACAAAGCCCTCGCTTCCCTCCTGCTGACCCTGACAGCGCTCGGGACGAAGCGTAATGATGAAAGTTCGCTTGCCATTCCCAACATCAAGCTTAAAATCAACAGCTTGCAAAAGATCAGTGACGAGCCCACAATTGCTGCCTTAAAAGCGCAATGCACCAACCTTTTGAAAATTATCGGCTGA
- the polA gene encoding DNA polymerase I: protein MDKPVHKLFLLDAMALIYRAHFAFIKAPRITSKGLNTSAVFGFTNTLLEVLQKEKPTHIGVAFDTSAPTFRHVQYEAYKAQREAQPEDITVAIPLVKRLLEAMCIPVLVLDGYEADDIIGTIAKEASVAGFEVFMMTPDKDYGQLVEEHVYIYKPAFLGKGAEVLGVQQILNRWQIQRIDQVIDILGLMGDAVDNIPGVPGVGEKTAQKLIAEYDTIENLITHADEIKGKLGEKLRENIDKAVLSKQLATIDIKVPVPFDPEDLTVCAANADKIIELFDELEFKTLKARILGPGIVATTAVSKPAPKTKAGQLDLFGNPTEELGKQPAIISEGIADDDAPEQAYEDLHIPTTKQTIDNTFHRYHTVDTPELLKSLAYYLSLQESFCFDTETTSLDTIDAELVGLSFAYLPGEAFYIPVPADREKAIEILENFREVFENESIEKIGQNIKYDLLVLRSYGIEIHGKLSDTMLAHYLLEPDKRHGMDILAASYLNYEPVSITSLIGKKGVKQGTMRDVSIPEITQYAGEDADITLQLNTIFSRELPKVNAFKLFEKVEMPLLKVLAAMESKGVRLDIGALKEMSNVLELDLRQTESEIYASAGQSFNISSPKQLGEVLFDKMKLIEKPKKTKTGQYATGEDILSELENSHEIARKILDYRELQKLKSTYVDALPLLVSSRTGRIHTSYNQAVAATGRLSSTNPNLQNIPIRTPRGREIRKAFVPDNEEFQILSADYSQIELRIMAAFSGDESMIEAFNQGRDIHATTASKVFKVPLDEVTSDMRRKSKMVNFGIIYGISAFGLAQRLAIPRSEAGEIIRAYFEEFPAVKGYMDKVVNDAREKEFVETILGRRRYVPDINSRNQTNRGYAERNAINAPIQGSAADMIKVAMINIHDFIANEKLKSRMILQVHDELVFDAHRDEISLLKEKVDELMRVAIPLPVKMETGIGIGANWLEAH from the coding sequence ATGGATAAACCCGTTCATAAACTTTTCCTGCTGGACGCAATGGCATTGATCTATCGTGCACATTTTGCTTTTATCAAAGCGCCGAGGATCACGTCAAAGGGATTGAATACAAGCGCTGTTTTTGGCTTTACAAACACATTGCTTGAAGTTTTGCAGAAGGAAAAACCCACACACATTGGTGTTGCTTTCGACACCTCCGCGCCCACATTCAGGCATGTGCAGTATGAGGCATACAAGGCACAGCGCGAGGCGCAACCGGAGGATATCACAGTGGCTATCCCGCTGGTGAAGCGTCTCTTGGAAGCGATGTGTATTCCGGTCTTAGTTTTGGACGGCTATGAGGCGGATGACATTATCGGGACCATCGCCAAGGAAGCTTCGGTTGCCGGCTTTGAGGTTTTCATGATGACGCCGGATAAAGATTACGGTCAGCTCGTAGAAGAGCATGTCTACATATATAAGCCCGCGTTCCTGGGCAAAGGCGCCGAAGTCCTGGGTGTGCAGCAGATCCTGAACCGCTGGCAAATCCAGCGCATCGACCAGGTGATTGATATCCTGGGATTGATGGGCGACGCGGTGGATAACATTCCGGGCGTGCCGGGTGTGGGCGAAAAAACGGCTCAAAAACTGATCGCGGAATACGACACCATTGAAAACCTCATTACGCATGCCGACGAGATAAAAGGCAAGCTGGGCGAAAAGCTTCGTGAGAACATTGATAAGGCAGTTTTGAGTAAACAACTCGCTACGATCGACATTAAGGTGCCCGTTCCGTTCGATCCCGAAGATCTGACTGTGTGCGCGGCGAATGCAGATAAGATCATCGAGCTGTTTGACGAATTGGAATTTAAGACATTAAAAGCAAGAATACTTGGCCCGGGCATCGTTGCGACCACGGCTGTTTCCAAACCTGCCCCAAAAACAAAAGCCGGCCAGCTGGATCTTTTCGGGAATCCGACAGAGGAACTGGGCAAGCAGCCTGCAATCATCAGTGAAGGAATAGCCGATGATGATGCGCCCGAGCAAGCATATGAGGACCTGCACATCCCAACCACCAAGCAGACCATCGACAACACTTTTCACCGCTATCACACCGTGGATACGCCGGAATTGCTGAAAAGTCTGGCCTATTATCTGTCTTTACAGGAATCGTTTTGCTTTGATACGGAAACTACATCACTGGACACCATTGACGCGGAGCTTGTGGGACTTTCCTTCGCGTATTTGCCAGGGGAAGCATTCTACATTCCTGTTCCGGCGGACCGTGAAAAGGCGATTGAGATCTTGGAGAATTTCAGGGAAGTGTTTGAAAATGAATCCATTGAAAAAATTGGACAAAATATCAAATACGATTTGCTTGTGCTGCGGAGTTATGGGATTGAGATCCACGGTAAGCTAAGCGACACCATGCTCGCACATTATCTGCTGGAACCCGATAAGCGCCATGGCATGGACATTCTGGCTGCTTCTTACCTGAATTACGAACCGGTTTCGATCACTTCGCTTATCGGCAAAAAGGGTGTGAAACAAGGCACCATGCGGGATGTATCCATTCCTGAGATCACGCAATACGCGGGCGAAGATGCGGACATTACATTACAGCTGAACACCATATTTTCGCGTGAACTCCCCAAAGTGAATGCATTTAAGCTTTTCGAAAAAGTGGAAATGCCGCTCCTGAAAGTGCTCGCTGCTATGGAAAGCAAAGGCGTGCGGCTCGATATCGGCGCATTGAAAGAGATGTCTAATGTGCTGGAACTGGATCTGAGACAAACGGAAAGTGAAATTTACGCGTCGGCAGGTCAGTCATTCAACATCAGCTCACCGAAGCAACTGGGCGAAGTGCTTTTTGATAAAATGAAACTGATTGAAAAGCCGAAAAAAACCAAAACCGGGCAGTATGCAACGGGTGAAGACATTCTCTCGGAGCTTGAAAACAGCCATGAAATAGCCCGTAAAATTCTCGATTACAGAGAATTACAAAAATTAAAATCAACTTATGTGGACGCATTGCCATTGCTGGTAAGCAGCCGCACAGGGCGCATCCATACATCCTATAACCAGGCTGTTGCCGCAACCGGAAGGTTGAGCTCCACCAATCCTAACCTGCAAAACATTCCCATCAGAACGCCGCGCGGACGGGAAATAAGGAAAGCATTTGTGCCTGATAATGAGGAATTTCAGATCCTTTCTGCGGATTATTCGCAAATCGAGCTCCGGATCATGGCGGCTTTCAGCGGGGATGAAAGTATGATCGAAGCATTCAACCAGGGGCGCGACATTCACGCAACCACAGCGAGCAAGGTGTTTAAAGTGCCTTTGGATGAGGTGACTTCAGACATGCGCCGGAAATCGAAAATGGTGAATTTTGGGATCATTTACGGCATTTCAGCATTCGGACTGGCGCAGCGACTGGCGATTCCGAGAAGCGAAGCCGGCGAAATTATCCGTGCCTATTTTGAAGAATTCCCTGCCGTGAAAGGTTATATGGACAAGGTGGTAAACGATGCCAGGGAAAAGGAATTTGTGGAAACCATTTTGGGTCGCCGTCGTTACGTGCCGGACATCAATTCAAGGAACCAGACAAACCGTGGTTATGCGGAGCGAAACGCCATTAATGCGCCCATCCAGGGTTCAGCGGCGGATATGATCAAAGTAGCGATGATCAATATTCATGATTTTATCGCCAACGAAAAGTTGAAATCACGTATGATCCTGCAAGTGCATGATGAACTCGTGTTCGACGCGCACCGCGACGAAATCAGCCTGCTAAAAGAAAAAGTGGATGAGCTGATGCGGGTTGCTATTCCCTTACCCGTAAAGATGGAAACCGGGATCGGCATTGGCGCCAACTGGCTCGAAGCACATTAA
- a CDS encoding S9 family peptidase yields MRIILPFLAVIIFSCNQNKDVNEAYQWPGATPPVAAMKDHETGMHGDKRNDEYYWMADFFSKGPDSNKVVDYLKAENAYTDTMMAATKKFQEDLFAEMKGRIKEKDESVPVFSNGYWYYTRSEEGQQYFKYCRKKGSLEAKEEMLLDVDKMAEGHPYYSAVGFNVSPDNKLLAYGVDTVSRRQYTIYVKNLETGELFKDAIFPASGGSEWGNDNKTLFYTATNPKTLLSEKIKRHTLGTDPKKDVVVYAEKDKANYIGVGKTKSEKYIIIASSATMSSEYRILDADKPEGDFKVFQPRIKNVLYDIDHQNDKFLIVTNKDALNFKLMETPLNQTGVEHWKEVIPTRTDVLLEGIDVFKDYLVITERKNGLLQLRIRNVNNNAEHYVDFGEPAYTAYASSNPEFDSKNLRYVYTSLTTPNSVYDYNMETKGKELKKRQEVIGGYDPEKYVTERLYATSRDGVKVPISLVYKKGTEKSEKTPLLLYAYGSYGNSMDAAFSSTRLSLLDRGFIYAIAHVRGGQEMGRQWYEDGKLFKKKNTFFDFIDCAEYLIKGKFTSPAHLYAEGGSAGGLLMGAISNLRPDLWRGIIADVPFVDVVTTMLDESIPLTTNEFDEWGNPKNKEYYTFMKTYSPYDNVEKKDYPNMLVTTGLHDSQVQYFEPAKWVARLRTHKTDKNVLLLKTNMEAGHGGASGRFEYLKEVALQFAFMFALEGIRE; encoded by the coding sequence ATGCGAATCATTTTACCTTTTTTAGCTGTTATCATTTTTTCCTGTAATCAAAATAAAGACGTGAACGAAGCATATCAATGGCCGGGAGCGACGCCTCCCGTAGCAGCAATGAAAGACCATGAGACCGGCATGCATGGCGACAAACGAAATGATGAGTATTACTGGATGGCTGATTTTTTCAGCAAAGGCCCGGACAGTAACAAAGTTGTGGATTATCTGAAAGCAGAGAATGCTTACACAGATACAATGATGGCTGCAACGAAGAAATTCCAGGAAGATCTTTTCGCGGAAATGAAAGGCCGGATCAAGGAAAAAGATGAGTCTGTGCCGGTGTTCAGCAATGGATACTGGTATTATACAAGAAGCGAAGAGGGACAGCAATATTTCAAGTATTGCCGGAAAAAAGGTTCGCTGGAAGCGAAAGAAGAAATGCTTCTAGATGTGGACAAGATGGCGGAAGGACATCCATATTACTCTGCCGTCGGTTTCAATGTGAGTCCTGATAACAAATTACTGGCGTACGGCGTCGACACAGTTTCCCGGCGACAGTATACCATTTATGTGAAAAACTTAGAAACCGGTGAGCTGTTCAAAGACGCGATTTTCCCTGCCAGCGGCGGATCGGAGTGGGGGAACGATAACAAGACATTGTTCTACACGGCCACAAACCCAAAAACGCTTTTAAGCGAGAAAATCAAACGCCATACACTGGGAACCGATCCCAAGAAGGATGTGGTCGTGTATGCCGAAAAAGACAAGGCGAATTACATTGGTGTAGGCAAGACCAAATCGGAAAAATATATCATTATAGCGTCTTCCGCGACGATGTCTTCGGAATACAGGATCCTGGACGCGGACAAGCCGGAAGGCGACTTCAAGGTTTTTCAGCCGAGGATTAAGAACGTGCTTTACGACATTGACCACCAGAACGACAAGTTCCTGATCGTTACCAATAAGGATGCGCTCAATTTTAAACTCATGGAAACGCCGCTTAATCAGACGGGCGTAGAGCATTGGAAAGAGGTTATTCCAACCAGAACAGATGTCCTGCTTGAAGGAATCGACGTTTTTAAAGACTATCTGGTGATTACCGAGCGGAAAAACGGACTGCTGCAATTGCGGATCCGAAATGTGAATAACAATGCAGAGCATTACGTGGATTTTGGCGAGCCTGCTTACACGGCGTACGCAAGCTCCAATCCTGAGTTTGACAGCAAGAATCTGCGCTATGTTTACACCTCGCTGACCACGCCTAATTCTGTGTATGATTACAACATGGAAACCAAAGGCAAGGAACTCAAAAAGCGTCAGGAAGTGATTGGCGGCTATGACCCTGAAAAATATGTGACGGAACGTTTGTATGCCACATCGCGCGACGGCGTGAAAGTCCCGATTTCGCTGGTTTACAAAAAAGGCACAGAGAAAAGTGAGAAAACACCATTGCTATTATACGCATACGGCTCCTACGGAAACAGCATGGACGCCGCATTCAGCAGCACCAGGTTGAGCCTGCTTGACAGAGGCTTCATTTACGCGATCGCGCACGTACGAGGCGGACAGGAAATGGGGCGGCAATGGTATGAGGACGGGAAATTGTTTAAAAAGAAAAACACATTTTTCGACTTCATCGACTGCGCCGAATATCTTATTAAGGGCAAATTCACCTCGCCGGCACACTTATACGCGGAAGGCGGAAGCGCAGGAGGCTTGCTAATGGGCGCCATTTCCAACCTCCGGCCAGACCTCTGGCGCGGGATTATCGCCGATGTTCCCTTTGTGGACGTTGTCACAACCATGCTGGATGAAAGCATTCCATTGACAACCAATGAGTTTGACGAGTGGGGTAATCCCAAGAATAAGGAATATTATACATTCATGAAAACGTATTCTCCTTATGACAATGTAGAAAAAAAGGATTATCCCAACATGCTGGTGACCACAGGCCTGCATGATAGCCAGGTACAATATTTCGAGCCTGCGAAATGGGTCGCCAGACTAAGAACGCATAAAACAGACAAAAATGTGCTGCTACTAAAAACCAATATGGAAGCCGGCCACGGCGGTGCCTCCGGACGGTTTGAGTATTTAAAGGAGGTCGCGTTGCAATTTGCGTTTATGTTTGCTTTGGAGGGGATTAGGGAGTAG